The Novosphingobium terrae genome has a window encoding:
- a CDS encoding anti-sigma factor family protein translates to MTITQEEIMAYVDGELDEAARGRVTLAALADLDLADRIAAERALRERLKAHFAPVVEEPVPAAWVESIRAATPPAPVIHLAAERARRAAPAPRWRTPAWAGAAMAACLAIGVFVGAQWHGAQGGGAQGPIVAEKGALVASGDLGRALDTQLASADGNAPIRMLGTFHREGGDLCRVFAGAQASGIACHDGGQWQLQHVLPGSAPAEQSAYRQAGSQDGALMALAQSMAQGDPLDAAQEKAAKVKGWR, encoded by the coding sequence ATGACGATCACGCAGGAAGAGATCATGGCCTATGTCGATGGCGAGCTGGATGAGGCCGCGCGTGGTCGCGTCACGCTGGCGGCGCTGGCCGATCTGGATCTGGCCGACAGGATCGCGGCCGAGCGGGCCTTGAGGGAACGCCTGAAGGCCCATTTCGCACCCGTGGTGGAGGAGCCTGTGCCCGCCGCATGGGTGGAGAGCATTCGCGCCGCCACGCCGCCTGCTCCGGTGATCCATCTGGCTGCGGAACGCGCCCGGCGGGCGGCGCCCGCCCCGCGTTGGCGCACGCCGGCATGGGCCGGGGCGGCGATGGCGGCCTGTCTGGCCATCGGCGTGTTTGTCGGGGCGCAGTGGCATGGTGCGCAAGGGGGTGGCGCGCAGGGGCCGATTGTGGCCGAGAAGGGCGCTCTGGTGGCCTCGGGCGATCTGGGGCGGGCGCTTGATACGCAGCTGGCATCCGCCGATGGGAATGCGCCGATCCGCATGCTGGGCACCTTCCACCGCGAGGGTGGTGATCTGTGCCGGGTGTTTGCCGGGGCTCAGGCCTCGGGCATTGCGTGCCATGATGGCGGGCAGTGGCAGCTGCAGCATGTGCTGCCGGGCAGCGCCCCTGCCGAGCAGAGCGCCTATCGCCAGGCCGGATCGCAGGATGGCGCGTTGATGGCGCTGGCCCAGAGCATGGCTCAGGGCGATCCGCTGGATGCCGCTCAGGAAAAGGCGGCCAAGGTCAAGGGCTGGCGCTGA
- a CDS encoding S8 family serine peptidase: MRNRSRNRASKWLRLCLLATLLTTGAGLQAQISLPGGAGRGIEGVEGTVDRLGNGLRDATSPLTNAATGALGTLTQLADARLNRLGDFLRSHRNTVEADDTGQPARAHEVLLLDPDAAALSGANAAGYRLIEQGDLDGLGIAYARLATPQGTNLASALRQLRHLLPGKEISADQIHFPSGATHPSGNAAPTAPTPRGGTVGIIDGGVPPGPRITAQSAFASGGPVPNPHAEAIASLLAGAGTAHIVVADVYGRDPAGGNALAIARALAWMAGQRVPVVSISLVGPSNPLLARAIGSVQARGMIVTAAVGNDGAAAPPAFPASYKDVVAVTGVDGRGQVLFEAGRASHLDYAAPGADLTAIGAGGKVQKLRGTSFAAPLVAARLAALGQAGGGTSTILQRADNEATDKNRRTGRGILCASCRKGI, from the coding sequence ATGAGAAACAGATCGCGGAACAGAGCATCGAAATGGCTTCGTCTCTGCCTGCTGGCCACCCTGTTGACGACAGGCGCCGGGCTGCAGGCCCAGATCAGCCTGCCGGGCGGCGCGGGGCGCGGGATCGAGGGCGTGGAGGGCACGGTGGACCGTCTGGGCAATGGACTGCGCGACGCGACCAGCCCTCTCACCAATGCCGCCACAGGCGCGCTGGGCACTCTCACCCAACTGGCCGATGCGCGCCTCAACCGCTTGGGAGATTTCCTGCGCAGCCATCGCAACACGGTGGAGGCCGATGACACCGGCCAGCCCGCGCGCGCGCATGAGGTGCTGCTGCTCGACCCCGATGCTGCGGCTTTGTCAGGCGCGAACGCCGCAGGCTACAGGCTGATCGAGCAGGGCGATCTGGATGGCCTCGGCATCGCCTATGCCCGCCTTGCCACGCCGCAAGGCACCAACCTTGCCTCCGCGCTGCGCCAGTTGCGGCACCTGCTGCCCGGCAAGGAGATCAGCGCCGACCAGATCCATTTCCCCAGCGGCGCTACGCATCCCTCCGGGAACGCAGCGCCAACAGCCCCCACCCCACGCGGCGGCACGGTTGGCATCATCGACGGCGGCGTCCCACCCGGCCCGCGCATCACCGCGCAAAGCGCCTTCGCCAGCGGCGGCCCCGTGCCCAATCCCCATGCCGAGGCCATTGCCTCGCTGCTGGCAGGCGCGGGCACGGCGCATATCGTTGTCGCCGATGTCTATGGTCGCGATCCGGCGGGCGGCAATGCGCTGGCCATTGCGCGAGCGCTGGCATGGATGGCGGGGCAGCGCGTGCCGGTGGTCTCGATCAGCCTTGTCGGCCCGTCCAATCCGCTGCTGGCCAGGGCCATTGGCTCAGTGCAGGCGCGCGGCATGATCGTCACCGCCGCTGTCGGCAATGATGGCGCCGCCGCCCCGCCCGCCTTCCCGGCCTCCTACAAGGACGTGGTGGCGGTGACGGGCGTGGACGGGCGCGGTCAGGTGCTGTTCGAGGCCGGGCGCGCCAGCCATCTGGATTACGCCGCCCCCGGCGCCGATCTCACCGCCATTGGTGCAGGCGGCAAGGTGCAGAAGCTGCGCGGCACATCCTTTGCCGCGCCGCTGGTGGCCGCACGCCTTGCCGCATTGGGGCAAGCTGGCGGCGGCACCAGCACCATTCTGCAGCGTGCCGACAATGAGGCGACCGACAAAAACCGCCGCACCGGACGCGGCATTTTGTGTGCGTCCTGCCGCAAGGGCATCTGA
- a CDS encoding RNA polymerase sigma factor — protein sequence MRRFARGLARDGADGDDLCQATIERALKSSHLWQEGTRLDAWVYRIMRNIWIDETRARSRRAQTFAPEEEGENVGVPGDAAIEAHAEMSHVDRAMASLPAEQREAVMLVLVEGFAYKEAAEIIGCPMGTLTSRLVRGREALMKALGETGEQP from the coding sequence ATGAGGCGCTTCGCCCGGGGGCTGGCCCGCGATGGCGCTGACGGCGACGACCTGTGTCAGGCGACGATCGAACGCGCGCTCAAATCCAGCCATCTGTGGCAGGAGGGGACGCGGCTGGATGCATGGGTGTATCGGATCATGCGCAACATTTGGATTGACGAGACCCGCGCGCGCAGCCGCCGCGCCCAGACCTTCGCTCCCGAGGAAGAGGGCGAAAACGTGGGCGTGCCGGGCGACGCCGCCATCGAGGCCCACGCTGAAATGAGCCATGTCGACCGCGCCATGGCTTCGCTGCCTGCCGAACAGCGCGAGGCGGTGATGCTCGTGCTGGTCGAGGGTTTTGCCTATAAGGAAGCCGCAGAGATCATCGGTTGCCCCATGGGCACGCTGACCTCGCGGCTGGTGCGCGGGCGTGAGGCCCTGATGAAAGCGCTTGGAGAAACAGGAGAGCAGCCATGA
- a CDS encoding alpha-amylase family glycosyl hydrolase yields the protein MPKHLTSLGRMIGLPALSLSILSLASLPAHAATAPLPLTEGVTTVKHPAWARSANIYEVNVRQYTQQGTFRAFEQHLPRLRRMGVDILWLMPINPISQKMRKGSLGSYYAVRDYKAVNPEFGNLADLQHLVKAAHRQGFKVILDWVANHTGWDNVWVDQHPDWYKRNAKGELEGYHYTDPSDHHEEVWADVIGLDYTKPQVRAGMIDAMAYWVKTADIDGFRCDAAWAVPTSFWNEARPALDKIKPMFMLAEADTQDLQLHAFDMSYDWSLYHTMVKVAKGEGDARDLAKLYTDPARRYPRGAWRMTFTSDHDENSNAGTDRELYGDGVDAMTVLAATLPGMPLIYSGQEAGLDKRLAFFEKDNIPWKVDGRARLYAQLLRLKHQHPALMSGMEPGNLQLIETGNPRLFAFRRIKGRNRVTVAVNLSATPGTVVLGGRKVTLKGWGWSIN from the coding sequence ATGCCTAAACACCTGACCTCTCTTGGCCGCATGATCGGGCTGCCCGCCCTGTCACTGTCCATCCTGTCACTGGCCAGCCTGCCCGCCCATGCCGCAACGGCTCCGCTGCCCCTTACCGAGGGCGTCACCACGGTGAAGCATCCGGCATGGGCCCGCTCGGCCAACATCTATGAGGTCAATGTTCGCCAGTACACGCAGCAGGGCACCTTCCGCGCTTTCGAGCAGCATCTGCCGCGCCTGCGCCGCATGGGCGTCGATATCCTGTGGCTGATGCCGATCAACCCGATCAGTCAGAAGATGCGCAAGGGCTCGCTGGGCAGCTATTACGCCGTCCGCGATTACAAGGCGGTCAATCCCGAATTTGGCAATCTTGCCGATCTGCAGCATCTGGTGAAGGCCGCCCACCGCCAAGGCTTCAAGGTGATCCTCGACTGGGTGGCCAACCACACGGGCTGGGACAATGTCTGGGTCGATCAGCACCCCGACTGGTACAAGCGCAACGCCAAAGGCGAGCTGGAAGGCTATCACTACACTGATCCCAGCGACCATCATGAGGAGGTCTGGGCCGATGTGATCGGTCTGGATTATACTAAGCCTCAAGTGCGCGCCGGGATGATCGACGCCATGGCCTATTGGGTGAAGACCGCCGACATCGACGGCTTCCGCTGCGATGCCGCCTGGGCCGTGCCGACCAGCTTCTGGAACGAGGCGCGCCCCGCGCTGGACAAGATCAAACCCATGTTCATGCTGGCCGAGGCCGACACGCAGGATTTGCAGCTCCACGCCTTCGATATGAGCTATGACTGGTCGCTCTACCACACCATGGTCAAGGTGGCGAAGGGCGAGGGCGACGCGCGTGATCTGGCGAAGCTCTATACCGATCCGGCGCGACGCTATCCCAGGGGCGCCTGGCGCATGACCTTCACCAGCGACCATGACGAGAATTCCAACGCGGGCACAGACCGCGAGCTTTATGGTGACGGGGTCGATGCCATGACCGTGCTGGCGGCAACCTTGCCGGGCATGCCGCTGATCTACAGCGGTCAGGAAGCGGGTCTCGACAAAAGGCTGGCCTTTTTCGAGAAGGACAACATCCCCTGGAAGGTGGACGGTCGCGCCAGGCTTTACGCCCAACTGCTGCGCCTGAAGCACCAGCACCCCGCGCTGATGAGCGGCATGGAGCCGGGCAATCTGCAACTGATCGAGACCGGCAACCCCAGGCTCTTTGCCTTCCGCCGCATCAAGGGCCGTAATCGCGTGACCGTCGCCGTCAACCTCTCGGCCACGCCGGGCACTGTGGTGCTGGGCGGGCGCAAGGTCACGCTGAAGGGCTGGGGCTGGTCGATCAACTGA
- a CDS encoding lysozyme inhibitor LprI family protein, whose translation MVRRIIAALLLAFSVTPAQAQAPAASPGPSFACTAGQGGIEAVICASPTLSAADREMAALYAVSKVSAFGSGPSNQLEDQREAVKAMQACARPSGRTSIAACLQGAYDERNKDLAIAAATRAPDLALPVIRRLDPAFAPVVEAVVLWSSEPDGADWSAPVRAGKRARIVGLLQPVLQDFLTQQDPQFARGMLDSATGEGAVKRAEDLLTSPDRFVGFLNVLGPSLAGDGSVGSREMPCAAIVAHPGLLKATDSVYGATPDNFVFNTDCRASLPPLPLLTALDGKVWKTWPMCDGTIRFATYRQYRSTVDEARLGLAGHDPKAVLPAVRGVAWRDISAARGELAAYYVRYLGRTQAQASQMATDALAAMLNAAHECD comes from the coding sequence ATGGTGCGGCGGATCATCGCGGCGCTGCTGCTGGCCTTCAGTGTGACGCCCGCTCAGGCGCAGGCGCCTGCCGCATCCCCGGGCCCCAGCTTTGCCTGCACCGCCGGGCAGGGCGGGATCGAGGCGGTGATCTGCGCCAGCCCCACGCTGTCAGCGGCGGATCGGGAGATGGCGGCGCTTTATGCAGTCAGCAAGGTCAGCGCTTTTGGCAGCGGGCCGTCCAACCAGCTGGAGGACCAGCGCGAGGCGGTGAAAGCCATGCAGGCTTGCGCCAGACCCTCGGGCCGCACGAGCATCGCCGCCTGCCTTCAGGGCGCCTATGATGAGCGCAACAAGGATCTGGCCATCGCCGCCGCAACGCGCGCGCCCGATCTGGCCCTGCCGGTGATCCGGCGGCTCGATCCTGCGTTTGCGCCGGTGGTGGAGGCGGTGGTGCTGTGGTCTTCGGAACCGGATGGCGCGGATTGGTCCGCGCCGGTGCGGGCGGGGAAGCGGGCGCGGATTGTCGGCCTGCTCCAGCCGGTGTTGCAGGATTTCCTCACGCAGCAGGACCCGCAGTTCGCGCGCGGCATGCTGGACAGCGCCACCGGTGAAGGCGCGGTGAAGCGGGCCGAGGACCTGCTGACGTCGCCCGATCGTTTCGTGGGCTTCCTCAATGTGCTGGGCCCATCGCTGGCCGGGGATGGCAGTGTTGGGTCTCGCGAAATGCCCTGCGCGGCCATTGTGGCCCATCCCGGGCTGCTGAAGGCGACGGACTCGGTCTATGGCGCCACGCCTGACAATTTCGTGTTCAACACCGATTGCCGGGCCAGCCTGCCGCCCTTGCCTCTGCTGACGGCTCTGGATGGCAAGGTGTGGAAGACATGGCCGATGTGCGACGGCACGATCCGTTTCGCAACCTATCGCCAATATCGCAGCACGGTGGATGAGGCCCGGCTGGGATTGGCCGGGCATGATCCCAAGGCGGTTCTGCCTGCCGTGCGCGGTGTGGCTTGGCGCGATATCTCCGCAGCGCGCGGGGAGCTGGCGGCTTACTATGTCCGCTATCTTGGCAGGACGCAGGCGCAGGCCTCGCAGATGGCCACAGATGCTTTGGCGGCGATGCTCAATGCCGCCCATGAGTGTGACTGA
- a CDS encoding LysR family transcriptional regulator: MQDIDWSDYQAFLAIARSGQLARAGRLAGMDATTMGRRLRKLEARLGATLFEQTREGQILTQAGDKLLLAIEQMAQAASGIEPATPGKGVSGSVRISVSEGFGSCIVARHLGAFAASHPDLSVDLAASSGFLSPSKREADVAVLLSRPKAGPLIARKLADYALRLYASPAYLQAQPPIRRPADLQSHRLTGYIPDLLYAPELNYLSEIAPGMSADLRSSSILAQHRMLASGAGVGVLPCFIGDADPTLTRVLPERPILRSFWLVTHQDTSSLRRIRAVSDWLTDIVRQEKALLLPAG, from the coding sequence ATGCAGGACATCGACTGGAGCGACTACCAGGCCTTCCTCGCCATCGCCCGCAGCGGGCAATTGGCGCGTGCGGGGCGACTGGCGGGCATGGATGCCACCACCATGGGACGCCGCCTGCGCAAGCTGGAGGCCCGCCTTGGCGCCACGCTGTTCGAGCAGACGCGCGAGGGCCAGATCCTCACCCAGGCCGGAGACAAGCTGCTGCTCGCCATCGAGCAGATGGCGCAGGCCGCCAGCGGGATCGAGCCCGCCACGCCCGGCAAGGGCGTGTCAGGCAGCGTGCGGATCAGCGTTTCGGAAGGCTTTGGCAGTTGCATCGTGGCGCGCCATCTGGGTGCCTTCGCCGCCAGCCATCCGGACCTCAGCGTGGATCTGGCGGCCTCAAGCGGTTTCCTCAGCCCCTCCAAGCGGGAGGCCGATGTGGCCGTGCTGCTCTCACGCCCCAAGGCGGGGCCGCTGATCGCGCGCAAGCTGGCCGATTATGCGCTGCGCCTCTATGCCAGCCCCGCCTATCTGCAGGCCCAGCCGCCCATCAGGCGGCCAGCCGATCTGCAAAGCCACCGGCTGACGGGCTATATCCCTGACCTGCTCTATGCGCCCGAACTCAACTATCTGTCGGAAATCGCGCCCGGCATGAGCGCCGATCTGCGCTCCTCCTCGATCCTGGCGCAGCATCGCATGCTGGCCTCGGGCGCGGGGGTGGGCGTGCTGCCCTGCTTTATTGGCGACGCTGACCCGACGCTGACCCGCGTGCTGCCCGAAAGGCCGATCCTGCGCAGCTTCTGGCTGGTCACCCATCAGGACACCAGCAGCCTGCGCCGCATCCGCGCCGTCAGCGACTGGCTGACCGACATTGTGCGTCAGGAAAAAGCACTGCTGTTACCCGCGGGCTGA
- a CDS encoding prephenate dehydrogenase/arogenate dehydrogenase family protein, which yields MIWPALSERPSLGIIGFGAFGRLIAAHLRDFTRIYATDESPMADAPAGVTLTDLAEVCACDIVVLAVPVSELGPICREIAPLLRLGALVLDVGSVKVEPARIMEAALPGHVSVIATHPMFGPQSIKHGTRGLKLVLCPIRGGGERRMAAFLRKALGLRIIRATPEEHDREAAFTQGLTHLIARALLPLEAPRRITTRSFDLLWEAVSMVRHDAAGVTAAIESSNPYATGARQAFFAEMDALRRELG from the coding sequence GTGATCTGGCCCGCCTTATCGGAACGACCCTCGCTCGGCATCATCGGTTTTGGTGCTTTCGGGCGGTTGATTGCCGCGCATCTTCGGGATTTCACCCGGATCTATGCCACGGATGAATCGCCCATGGCCGATGCGCCTGCGGGCGTGACGCTGACCGATCTTGCCGAGGTCTGTGCCTGCGATATTGTGGTTCTGGCGGTGCCCGTGTCTGAACTGGGCCCGATCTGCCGAGAAATCGCGCCTCTGCTGCGCCTCGGCGCGTTGGTGCTGGATGTCGGCTCGGTCAAGGTCGAGCCTGCGCGGATCATGGAGGCCGCGCTGCCCGGCCATGTCTCGGTGATCGCCACCCATCCGATGTTCGGGCCGCAGAGCATCAAACACGGCACGCGGGGGTTGAAACTGGTGCTGTGCCCGATCCGGGGCGGCGGAGAGCGCCGCATGGCCGCCTTTCTGCGCAAGGCGCTGGGCCTGCGGATCATCCGGGCCACCCCCGAGGAGCATGACCGCGAGGCCGCCTTTACCCAGGGCCTCACCCATCTGATCGCTCGCGCCCTGCTGCCTCTGGAAGCGCCGCGCCGCATCACGACACGCAGCTTCGATCTGCTGTGGGAGGCGGTCTCGATGGTCCGCCATGATGCCGCCGGCGTCACCGCCGCGATCGAGAGCAGCAATCCCTATGCCACCGGCGCAAGGCAGGCCTTTTTCGCGGAGATGGATGCGCTGCGGAGAGAATTGGGCTGA